One region of Armigeres subalbatus isolate Guangzhou_Male chromosome 3, GZ_Asu_2, whole genome shotgun sequence genomic DNA includes:
- the LOC134227396 gene encoding uncharacterized protein LOC134227396 isoform X1 codes for MRVKTVRQIKNQRVNRKNQNEYAVENESFSSPVGPKFVNCMNPPYRMPPQPLGTYGVQNDHPIPGTAAAIDSPHVLSPPLRTHSSKFPIERELVLSSNKNASKIPLMQDNRNTSIPLLNRSSVSAVGPDLPTKQTQAWNQAQIEVIHSSITGTIPRNAVRLPEDVTALAERDGLSKDKETVKKSVSKNYHKLKDLISSKFKKDSADTVEDELNNVSSMLQHHLQHQQQADSLGSPSFHMPGVNQGNNLNHAQSNINLWSSNARGDSPLYYHKKFADPAEGYNADSLTGFRSMKAMSQPQLNTATIDINRTPQNFTNQMDGTDSDDGGFRQHNNSRVNVQTPAQQQNRQLQQNYVHNYRHNHPQTGQSTPQMTPVNFQHTPQTRHKILAEYSDSPIPHQQQIPHSAGHMTINIGESSYNGHDQMDKNHNPMESSGPSAGPRSLQKTSNPSQFVNGNQTNNGNNTVVQIASDSSHVVQTNTSGGKQIDSISSSDYDRNGNHSSNVDSGRGSAAYSSGRKGIGQQSIGMNMIEHAERNRSKSESEWIDVVDAELRNILEPGMKGMMIRPESTMSESASSMSPPLPPLSPDGVTSYHAAPTGVGQNIIHSKTGNSSKHQGKQEYGTDTYNRASKNPQPIGPSKGQPSVNTIQNYMHNLKLSSSSKKHEQNMLKKHLFGLDTDGASVTNTTRSLDLESLLGGPWDATQSVSESETDGGLQQIRNQLEGLESMYSEVLKMLGNRMASNEISQRVNRRRRHGSLSSLPSSSVSGRPIRDRRRTDERRKVRDIRGINKRFQRLESHVVTLARSVAHLSSEMRSQHVVAQELEEIRNDMAMMRSQSMHHIPMNASAGATGAGAAGANASSKEPMNLTNPRRVKKLTKFFGEDPPLMKLFLKKLGYEKYASIFENERVGMIELPYLGEERLQKMGIPLGPRLRILQEAQISLCRDTTLCIV; via the exons CGGTGGaaaatgaaagtttttcttCACCGGTCGGGCCGAAATTCGTCAACTGCATGAATCCGCCGTATAGAATGCCTCCGCAGCCACTCGGGACGTATGGTGTGCaaaatgaccatcccatccccgGTACAGCCGCAGCAATCGACAGTCCACATGTGCTGAGCCCGCCTCTGCGAACTCACTCGAGCAAATTTCCG ATCGAACGCGAACTGGTGCTttcctcgaacaaaaatgcttCGAAGATTCCGCTGATGCAAGATAACCGAAACACAAGCATTCCATTGTTGAACCGTTCATCAGTTTCCGCGGTTGGACCGGACTTGCCAACCAAGCAAACGCAGGCCTGG AATCAAGCGCAAATTGAAGTCATCCATTCATCCATAACCGGAACGATCCCTCGTAATGCGGTGCGTTTACCAGAAGATGTTACAGCTCTAGCAGAGCGTGACGGACTTTCCAAGGATAAGGAAACAGTGAAGAAATCAGTCTCGAAAAATTATCATAAACTGAAGGACTTAATTTCGTCCAAATTTAAGAAGGATAGCGCAGATACCGTTGAAGACGAGCTGAACAACGTCTCGTCAATGCTGCAGCATCATCTTCAACACCAACAACAGGCCGATAGTCTCGGATCGCCATCATTCCACATGCCTGGAGTAAACCAAGGTAACAATTTGAACCACGCGCAATCCAATATTAACTTGTGGAGTTCGAATGCCAGAGGTGATTCCCCTCTGTATTATCATAAGAAGTTTGCTGATCCAGCAGAAGGATACAACGCTGATTCGTTGACCGGCTTCCGCAGCATGAAAGCTATGTCGCAACCGCAACTTAACACAGCAACAATAGACATCAATAGAACTCCTCAAAATTTTACCAATCAAATGGATGGAACCGACAGCGATGACGGAGGATTCCGACAACACAACAATTCACGGGTGAACGTTCAAACCCCGGCGCAACAACAAAACCGCCAACTGCAGCAGAACTATGTTCATAACTATCGTCACAACCATCCCCAAACGGGACAATCCACGCCTCAAATGACCCCAGTGAACTTCCAGCATACCCCTCAAACAAGACATAAAATACTTGCTGAATACTCGGATAGTCCGATCCCGCATCAACAACAGATTCCACACAGTGCGGGTCATATGACGATTAACATTGGCGAATCCAGTTATAATGGACACGATCAAATGGATAAAAACCACAATCCAATGGAGTCCAGTGGCCCCTCGGCAGGTCCGAGATCGCTCCAAAAAACATCAAACCCATCGCAGTTTGTCAATGGGAACCAAACCAACAACGGCAACAACACAGTGGTACAGATTGCCTCGGATTCGTCGCATGTCGTACAAACCAACACCAGTGGGGGTAAGCAAATAGATTCAATTTCCAGTTCAGATTACGATCGGAATGGGAATCACAGCTCCAACGTAGACTCGGGCCGAGGTAGTGCAGCGTATTCCAGCGGGAGGAAAGGTATTGGACAGCAATCGATCGGCATGAACATGATCGAACATGCCGAACGAAATCGAAgcaaatcagaatcagaatgg ATCGACGTAGTGGACGCAGAATTGCGCAATATACTCGAACCAGGAATGAAAGGAATGATGATTCGTCCGGAAAGCACTATGTCCGAAAGCGCTTCCTCCATGTCTCCTCCATTACCTCCGTTGTCGCCAGATGGTGTAACGTCGTATCATGCAGCACCCACTGGTGTTGGCCAAAACATCATCCACAGTAAGACGGGAAACTCTTCGAAACATCAAGGCAAACAAGAATATGGAACTGATACCTACAACCGAGCCAGTAAAAATCCTCAACCCATCGGACCGTCCAAAGGCCAACCTTCTGTGAACACAATTCAGAACTACATGCACAATCTGAAACTATCGTCCAGTAGTAAGAAGCATGAGCAGAACATGCTCAAGAAGCATT TATTTGGACTGGACACGGACGGTGCTTCCGTGACAAACACGACTCGCTCTCTCGATTTGGAGTCCCTTCTTGGAGGTCCGTGGGACGCTACGCAATCGGTTAGTGAATCTGAAACTGACGGAGGCCTCCAGCAGATTCGCAACCAACTGGAAGGCCTCGAATCTATGTACAGTGAAGTGCTTAAAATGCTTGGCAATCGGATGGCCAGCAACGAAATCAGTCAGCGAGTTAATCGCCGGAGACGTCACGGCAGCTTGTCGTCGCTTCCTTCCAGTTCGGTTAGTGGGCGTCCCATTCGGGACCGTAGACGAACGGACGAACGTCGAAAGGTACGCGATATTCGAGGTATCAACAAGCGCTTCCAGAGATTGGAATCCCATGTAGTCACGCTGGCTCGCAGTGTTGCTCATTTGTCGTCGGAGATGCGCTCCCAGCATGTTGTTGCCCAGGAACTGGAAGAAATTAGGAACGATATGGCAATGATGCGATCACAGTCGATGCACCACATACCGATGAATGCGAGCGCGGGTGCAACGGGAGCGGGGGCTGCAGGTGCGAACGCTAGTTCTAAGGAACCGATGAATCTGACTAACCCCAGGCGGGTGAAGAagttgacaaaatttttcggagaGGATCCTCCGTTGATGAAGCTGTTCCTGAAGAAACTGGGTTATGAG
- the LOC134227396 gene encoding putative uncharacterized protein DDB_G0277255 isoform X2: MNPPYRMPPQPLGTYGVQNDHPIPGTAAAIDSPHVLSPPLRTHSSKFPIERELVLSSNKNASKIPLMQDNRNTSIPLLNRSSVSAVGPDLPTKQTQAWNQAQIEVIHSSITGTIPRNAVRLPEDVTALAERDGLSKDKETVKKSVSKNYHKLKDLISSKFKKDSADTVEDELNNVSSMLQHHLQHQQQADSLGSPSFHMPGVNQGNNLNHAQSNINLWSSNARGDSPLYYHKKFADPAEGYNADSLTGFRSMKAMSQPQLNTATIDINRTPQNFTNQMDGTDSDDGGFRQHNNSRVNVQTPAQQQNRQLQQNYVHNYRHNHPQTGQSTPQMTPVNFQHTPQTRHKILAEYSDSPIPHQQQIPHSAGHMTINIGESSYNGHDQMDKNHNPMESSGPSAGPRSLQKTSNPSQFVNGNQTNNGNNTVVQIASDSSHVVQTNTSGGKQIDSISSSDYDRNGNHSSNVDSGRGSAAYSSGRKGIGQQSIGMNMIEHAERNRSKSESEWIDVVDAELRNILEPGMKGMMIRPESTMSESASSMSPPLPPLSPDGVTSYHAAPTGVGQNIIHSKTGNSSKHQGKQEYGTDTYNRASKNPQPIGPSKGQPSVNTIQNYMHNLKLSSSSKKHEQNMLKKHLFGLDTDGASVTNTTRSLDLESLLGGPWDATQSVSESETDGGLQQIRNQLEGLESMYSEVLKMLGNRMASNEISQRVNRRRRHGSLSSLPSSSVSGRPIRDRRRTDERRKVRDIRGINKRFQRLESHVVTLARSVAHLSSEMRSQHVVAQELEEIRNDMAMMRSQSMHHIPMNASAGATGAGAAGANASSKEPMNLTNPRRVKKLTKFFGEDPPLMKLFLKKLGYEKYASIFENERVGMIELPYLGEERLQKMGIPLGPRLRILQEAQISLCRDTTLCIV, encoded by the exons ATGAATCCGCCGTATAGAATGCCTCCGCAGCCACTCGGGACGTATGGTGTGCaaaatgaccatcccatccccgGTACAGCCGCAGCAATCGACAGTCCACATGTGCTGAGCCCGCCTCTGCGAACTCACTCGAGCAAATTTCCG ATCGAACGCGAACTGGTGCTttcctcgaacaaaaatgcttCGAAGATTCCGCTGATGCAAGATAACCGAAACACAAGCATTCCATTGTTGAACCGTTCATCAGTTTCCGCGGTTGGACCGGACTTGCCAACCAAGCAAACGCAGGCCTGG AATCAAGCGCAAATTGAAGTCATCCATTCATCCATAACCGGAACGATCCCTCGTAATGCGGTGCGTTTACCAGAAGATGTTACAGCTCTAGCAGAGCGTGACGGACTTTCCAAGGATAAGGAAACAGTGAAGAAATCAGTCTCGAAAAATTATCATAAACTGAAGGACTTAATTTCGTCCAAATTTAAGAAGGATAGCGCAGATACCGTTGAAGACGAGCTGAACAACGTCTCGTCAATGCTGCAGCATCATCTTCAACACCAACAACAGGCCGATAGTCTCGGATCGCCATCATTCCACATGCCTGGAGTAAACCAAGGTAACAATTTGAACCACGCGCAATCCAATATTAACTTGTGGAGTTCGAATGCCAGAGGTGATTCCCCTCTGTATTATCATAAGAAGTTTGCTGATCCAGCAGAAGGATACAACGCTGATTCGTTGACCGGCTTCCGCAGCATGAAAGCTATGTCGCAACCGCAACTTAACACAGCAACAATAGACATCAATAGAACTCCTCAAAATTTTACCAATCAAATGGATGGAACCGACAGCGATGACGGAGGATTCCGACAACACAACAATTCACGGGTGAACGTTCAAACCCCGGCGCAACAACAAAACCGCCAACTGCAGCAGAACTATGTTCATAACTATCGTCACAACCATCCCCAAACGGGACAATCCACGCCTCAAATGACCCCAGTGAACTTCCAGCATACCCCTCAAACAAGACATAAAATACTTGCTGAATACTCGGATAGTCCGATCCCGCATCAACAACAGATTCCACACAGTGCGGGTCATATGACGATTAACATTGGCGAATCCAGTTATAATGGACACGATCAAATGGATAAAAACCACAATCCAATGGAGTCCAGTGGCCCCTCGGCAGGTCCGAGATCGCTCCAAAAAACATCAAACCCATCGCAGTTTGTCAATGGGAACCAAACCAACAACGGCAACAACACAGTGGTACAGATTGCCTCGGATTCGTCGCATGTCGTACAAACCAACACCAGTGGGGGTAAGCAAATAGATTCAATTTCCAGTTCAGATTACGATCGGAATGGGAATCACAGCTCCAACGTAGACTCGGGCCGAGGTAGTGCAGCGTATTCCAGCGGGAGGAAAGGTATTGGACAGCAATCGATCGGCATGAACATGATCGAACATGCCGAACGAAATCGAAgcaaatcagaatcagaatgg ATCGACGTAGTGGACGCAGAATTGCGCAATATACTCGAACCAGGAATGAAAGGAATGATGATTCGTCCGGAAAGCACTATGTCCGAAAGCGCTTCCTCCATGTCTCCTCCATTACCTCCGTTGTCGCCAGATGGTGTAACGTCGTATCATGCAGCACCCACTGGTGTTGGCCAAAACATCATCCACAGTAAGACGGGAAACTCTTCGAAACATCAAGGCAAACAAGAATATGGAACTGATACCTACAACCGAGCCAGTAAAAATCCTCAACCCATCGGACCGTCCAAAGGCCAACCTTCTGTGAACACAATTCAGAACTACATGCACAATCTGAAACTATCGTCCAGTAGTAAGAAGCATGAGCAGAACATGCTCAAGAAGCATT TATTTGGACTGGACACGGACGGTGCTTCCGTGACAAACACGACTCGCTCTCTCGATTTGGAGTCCCTTCTTGGAGGTCCGTGGGACGCTACGCAATCGGTTAGTGAATCTGAAACTGACGGAGGCCTCCAGCAGATTCGCAACCAACTGGAAGGCCTCGAATCTATGTACAGTGAAGTGCTTAAAATGCTTGGCAATCGGATGGCCAGCAACGAAATCAGTCAGCGAGTTAATCGCCGGAGACGTCACGGCAGCTTGTCGTCGCTTCCTTCCAGTTCGGTTAGTGGGCGTCCCATTCGGGACCGTAGACGAACGGACGAACGTCGAAAGGTACGCGATATTCGAGGTATCAACAAGCGCTTCCAGAGATTGGAATCCCATGTAGTCACGCTGGCTCGCAGTGTTGCTCATTTGTCGTCGGAGATGCGCTCCCAGCATGTTGTTGCCCAGGAACTGGAAGAAATTAGGAACGATATGGCAATGATGCGATCACAGTCGATGCACCACATACCGATGAATGCGAGCGCGGGTGCAACGGGAGCGGGGGCTGCAGGTGCGAACGCTAGTTCTAAGGAACCGATGAATCTGACTAACCCCAGGCGGGTGAAGAagttgacaaaatttttcggagaGGATCCTCCGTTGATGAAGCTGTTCCTGAAGAAACTGGGTTATGAG
- the LOC134221407 gene encoding uncharacterized protein LOC134221407 produces MNNWTLGTLNIPECVPTEGESEIDKRAYEFWKETLVASLQLVNSADERAKFGVFRIKAGAKLREIFNTTESTPGMPDERSEPFSNAIARLDDYFGSRAYILSQRGKLMNLCQSQTESSIEFVRRVANAAKLCNYGVDEEMEAVVRVITKSANDSRIRVLAHRNWVRHGTMKDLIDLVRDRELEKANEEEFQRAHSNSDTATLALVSRSPQQVHGSTGNFRGNWRGMGPSRGTRGSRKKEREVSIKVFCAANVVLPAGGAAVYITNIFMS; encoded by the coding sequence ATGAATAATTGGACTTTAGGTACCTTGAATATACCTGAGTGTGTACCTACAGAAGGAGAATCGGAAATCGACAAGCGAGCCTATGAGTTCTGGAAGGAAACTCTAGTTGCCTCATTACAGCTGGTCAATTCGGCCGATGAGCGAGCAAAATTCGGGGTTTTCCGAATCAAGGCAGGTGCTAAGCTCCGCGAAATCTTCAACACGACTGAAtcgacgcccggaatgcccgaTGAGCGTTCAGAACCGTTCTCTAACGCTATAGCGCGGTTGGACGATTATTTCGGGTCCAGAGCATATATTTTATCACAGAGAGGAAAGCTCATGAATTTGTGTCAGTCACAAACCGAATCGAGCATCGAATTCGTCCGTCGAGTTGCTAATGCAGCAAAACTCTGCAACTACGGTGTCGACGAGGAAATGGAGGCGGTAGTAAGAGTGATCACAAAGAGTGCTAATGATAGTAGGATTCGAGTGTTAGCACACAGGAATTGGGTCAGACATGGTACTATGAAAGATCTCATCGACCTAGTACGCGATCGGGAgttggagaaggcgaatgaggAAGAATTTCAGAGGGCACACAGCAATTCCGACACGGCAACTCTCGCACTGGTTTCCAGGAGCCCTCAGCAGGTGCACGGAAGTACAGGaaatttccgcggaaactgGCGTGGTATGGGACCATCACGAGGCACTCGTGGTTCTAGAAAGAAGGAACGAGAGGTTTCAATCAAGGTGTTTTGCGCAGCCAACGTAGTACTACCTGCTGGAGGTGCGGCAGTGTATATCACCAACATTTTCATGTCCTAA